In Nitrospira sp., the following proteins share a genomic window:
- a CDS encoding NarK/NasA family nitrate transporter has protein sequence MSLSTLAVALRSGHWPTLAGAWLHLTVSFMVWLLFGALAVAIGQELGLTATQQSVLVALPLLGGAVLRIAAGWACDWYGAKRTGLLVLGLQLLAVIWAALGGRSYVELLGIALLLGAGGASFAVAMPVASRAYPATHQGLVLGLVASGNIGTVLVLLLAPRWETALGWHWACGIMAVPILIAIGLFTTVVQSEPTVRTAGEGAWWQAAWAMARVPSVYWLCMIYGVTFGGFVGLTSFLPVLLHDQYGSDPIVGGSIAALCGFTGSLIRPVGGYVADRWGGLPVLVGVFIALASMTVLAGSLPALPWAVGLLVVTIAVMGFGNGVIFQIVSEWFPKDIGLASGLVGAAGGIGGFLVPIGFGLLRESTGTFLFGFVGLAVVSAAAAMTVAPALRWRPQAVAQAPSPGGFSR, from the coding sequence ATGAGCCTCAGCACGTTGGCGGTAGCCTTGCGCAGCGGACATTGGCCGACCCTGGCCGGCGCCTGGTTGCATCTCACCGTGAGTTTCATGGTGTGGCTGCTGTTCGGGGCCTTGGCCGTGGCGATCGGGCAGGAACTCGGGCTGACCGCGACCCAACAGAGTGTGCTTGTGGCCCTGCCGTTGTTGGGCGGCGCGGTGCTGCGAATTGCCGCCGGCTGGGCCTGTGACTGGTATGGGGCGAAGCGGACCGGTCTGCTGGTGTTGGGCCTTCAACTGCTCGCGGTCATCTGGGCGGCGCTCGGAGGGCGGAGTTATGTGGAGCTCCTCGGCATTGCGCTCCTGCTTGGTGCCGGAGGGGCGAGTTTTGCGGTGGCCATGCCGGTGGCCAGCCGGGCCTATCCCGCGACCCATCAAGGTCTGGTGTTGGGCCTGGTGGCCTCGGGGAATATCGGGACCGTGTTGGTGCTGCTGCTCGCTCCGCGATGGGAAACGGCGCTCGGATGGCACTGGGCGTGCGGAATCATGGCCGTCCCCATTCTGATCGCGATCGGTCTCTTTACCACTGTGGTGCAGAGCGAGCCGACTGTGCGCACGGCAGGAGAGGGGGCCTGGTGGCAGGCGGCCTGGGCGATGGCGCGGGTGCCGTCGGTGTATTGGCTTTGTATGATTTACGGTGTCACGTTCGGCGGATTCGTCGGGCTGACGAGTTTTCTCCCGGTATTGTTGCACGATCAGTATGGGAGCGATCCGATCGTCGGTGGTTCCATCGCCGCGCTCTGCGGGTTCACAGGAAGTTTGATTCGTCCGGTCGGCGGATATGTGGCGGATCGATGGGGCGGGCTGCCGGTGCTGGTCGGGGTGTTTATTGCACTCGCTTCGATGACGGTGCTGGCGGGGTCGCTTCCGGCGTTACCCTGGGCCGTAGGATTGCTGGTGGTGACGATTGCCGTGATGGGGTTCGGGAACGGGGTGATTTTTCAAATCGTCTCCGAGTGGTTTCCAAAGGACATCGGTCTGGCGTCCGGCCTGGTGGGCGCGGCCGGCGGGATCGGCGGGTTCCTGGTGCCCATCGGGTTCGGGTTGCTGCGGGAAAGTACGGGCACGTTCCTGTTCGGGTTCGTGGGATTGGCGGTCGTGAGTGCCGCCGCAGCGATGACGGTGGCTCCGGCCCTGCGGTGGCGTCCGCAGGCCGTCGCGCAGGCCCCGAGCCCCGGTGGTTTTTCCCGTTGA
- a CDS encoding RNA polymerase factor sigma-32 — protein MTQREHTHNSDSHADLDEDTDAIEPEALEPTDEEVTEEHDAADHQPSKEPQEAPLSTSLVPVTTLQQYLTEIRRYPYLSKEEELRLFEEYQLRGSRDAAMKLILANLRVSVSIASEYLHTGADHMDLIQEGNVGLLQAIKKFDPTKNVRFYAYAAWWARAYILRYLLNTYRLIKVGTTQDQRKLFYNLKKEKAKLEREGFAPDSKLLADRLNVRERDVIEMDQRLGSWELSLDQPIGQENDGTLMDILPAHEQPADERLADTQLKALFRRKLAEFTKTLDEREEDILRNRILSETPLTLEDMGAKYGITKERTRQLEARIIKRLRDYIKKDVKDFDRLRM, from the coding sequence ATGACACAGCGCGAACACACGCACAACTCGGATTCTCACGCAGACCTGGACGAAGACACCGACGCCATCGAACCCGAGGCCCTTGAGCCGACGGACGAAGAGGTCACGGAGGAACATGACGCAGCCGACCACCAGCCGTCAAAGGAACCGCAGGAGGCCCCGCTCTCAACCTCCCTGGTCCCGGTCACCACGCTCCAGCAATACCTGACAGAAATCCGTCGTTATCCCTACCTGAGCAAAGAAGAAGAACTCCGGCTCTTCGAGGAATATCAGCTCAGGGGCAGTCGCGATGCGGCCATGAAGCTCATCCTGGCCAACCTGCGGGTCTCCGTCTCCATTGCGTCGGAGTACCTGCATACCGGCGCCGACCACATGGATTTGATTCAGGAGGGCAACGTCGGCCTGCTCCAGGCGATCAAAAAATTCGACCCCACGAAGAACGTCCGCTTTTATGCCTACGCGGCCTGGTGGGCAAGGGCCTACATTCTCCGGTACCTGCTGAATACCTACCGATTGATCAAAGTCGGCACGACCCAGGACCAGCGCAAGCTCTTCTACAATCTGAAAAAGGAAAAGGCCAAGCTCGAACGGGAAGGCTTCGCGCCCGACAGCAAGTTGCTGGCGGATCGCCTCAACGTGCGCGAACGCGATGTCATCGAGATGGATCAGCGGCTGGGCAGCTGGGAACTGTCGCTCGATCAACCCATCGGCCAGGAAAACGATGGCACGCTGATGGATATCCTGCCTGCGCATGAGCAGCCGGCGGACGAACGACTGGCCGATACCCAACTCAAGGCACTATTCCGGCGGAAGCTGGCCGAATTCACGAAGACCCTCGATGAGCGGGAAGAAGACATCCTGCGCAACCGCATTCTCTCCGAAACACCATTGACGCTGGAAGACATGGGCGCGAAATACGGCATCACCAAGGAACGCACCAGGCAGTTGGAGGCGCGAATCATCAAACGCCTCCGCGACTACATCAAGAAGGATGTGAAGGACTTTGACCGCCTTCGGATGTAG
- a CDS encoding co-chaperone GroES has translation MATEAKDKKSTAAKNFQPLGDRLFVTYTEEMERTSGGIYVPDSAKEKPQRGIVQAIGKKVENIKVGDQVLFDKYSGSKLRIEDEECLILKEEDILGIFTH, from the coding sequence ATGGCTACGGAAGCGAAAGACAAGAAGTCCACGGCTGCGAAGAATTTTCAGCCGCTCGGTGACCGTTTGTTCGTCACCTACACTGAGGAAATGGAACGGACCTCCGGCGGGATCTATGTCCCTGACTCTGCGAAGGAAAAGCCGCAGCGGGGTATCGTGCAGGCCATCGGAAAGAAGGTCGAGAACATCAAGGTCGGCGACCAGGTGTTGTTCGACAAGTATTCCGGCAGCAAGCTTCGGATCGAAGACGAAGAGTGCCTCATCCTCAAGGAAGAAGACATCCTGGGCATTTTCACCCACTAA
- the groL gene encoding chaperonin GroEL (60 kDa chaperone family; promotes refolding of misfolded polypeptides especially under stressful conditions; forms two stacked rings of heptamers to form a barrel-shaped 14mer; ends can be capped by GroES; misfolded proteins enter the barrel where they are refolded when GroES binds), which yields MAKQLLYSEAARAAILRGVNQLADAVKATLGPKGRNAILDKKFGAPTITKDGVTVAKEVELKNPYENMGAQLVREVASKTSDTAGDGTTTATVLAQAIYREGVKNITAGANPMEIQRGINKAVEVVIGELKKLSKPCQNKTEISQVGTISANNDKTIGDLIAEAMEKVGKDGVITVEEAKSMTTSLDVVEGMQFDRGYISPYFVTNAERMEAVMDEPLILINEKKVSSMKDLLPVLEQVAKLGKPLIIIAEEVEGEALATLVVNKLRGTLNVSAVKAPGFGDRRKAMLEDIAILTGGQVISEDLGLKLENVKLTDLGRAKRVTIDKDNTTIVEGHGDPKKIDGRVKQIKAQIEETTSDYDREKLQERLAKIVGGVAVINVGAATETEMKEKKARVEDALHATKAAVEEGIVPGGGTAYLRCLKGLDSLKDLPLEQKVGVDIVRRALEEPVRQIAANAGAEGSVVVGRVREDKNPNGGYNAAADEYVDMIKLGIIDPTKVSRCALQNAASVAGLMLTTEVMITELPEEKKEAAGGHAGHNHGMEGMY from the coding sequence ATGGCAAAGCAACTGTTGTATAGCGAAGCGGCACGGGCGGCCATCCTGCGCGGGGTGAACCAGCTCGCCGATGCCGTCAAGGCGACGCTCGGTCCCAAGGGCCGGAACGCGATTTTGGATAAGAAGTTCGGCGCCCCGACGATCACCAAGGACGGCGTGACCGTGGCGAAGGAAGTCGAACTGAAGAACCCGTACGAGAACATGGGCGCCCAGCTGGTTCGCGAAGTCGCGAGCAAGACCAGCGATACGGCCGGCGACGGAACCACCACCGCCACCGTGTTGGCCCAGGCGATCTATCGGGAAGGCGTCAAGAACATCACTGCCGGCGCCAACCCGATGGAAATCCAGCGCGGCATCAACAAGGCCGTGGAAGTCGTGATCGGCGAGCTGAAGAAGCTCAGCAAGCCTTGCCAGAACAAGACCGAAATCTCCCAAGTCGGCACCATTTCCGCCAACAACGACAAGACCATCGGCGACCTCATCGCGGAAGCGATGGAAAAGGTCGGCAAGGATGGCGTGATCACGGTCGAAGAAGCCAAGTCGATGACCACCTCCCTGGATGTGGTCGAGGGCATGCAGTTCGATCGCGGCTACATCTCCCCCTACTTCGTGACCAACGCCGAGCGGATGGAAGCCGTCATGGACGAGCCGCTCATCCTGATCAACGAAAAGAAAGTCAGCAGCATGAAGGACCTCCTCCCGGTCCTCGAGCAGGTTGCCAAGCTCGGCAAGCCGCTCATCATCATTGCTGAAGAAGTCGAAGGCGAAGCGCTCGCCACCTTGGTGGTCAACAAGCTCCGCGGCACCCTCAATGTGTCGGCGGTGAAGGCCCCGGGCTTCGGCGATCGCCGCAAGGCCATGCTGGAGGACATCGCGATCCTGACCGGCGGCCAGGTGATCTCTGAAGACCTCGGCCTGAAGCTCGAGAACGTCAAGCTGACGGATCTCGGCCGCGCCAAGCGCGTCACGATCGACAAGGACAACACCACGATCGTCGAAGGTCATGGCGATCCCAAGAAGATCGACGGCCGCGTGAAGCAGATCAAGGCTCAGATCGAAGAGACCACCTCGGATTACGATCGCGAGAAGCTGCAGGAGCGGCTGGCCAAGATCGTCGGCGGCGTGGCGGTCATCAACGTCGGTGCAGCCACCGAGACCGAAATGAAGGAAAAGAAGGCGCGCGTGGAAGACGCCTTGCACGCCACCAAGGCAGCCGTCGAGGAAGGCATCGTTCCTGGCGGAGGCACGGCCTATCTGCGCTGTCTCAAGGGATTGGATTCCCTCAAGGATCTGCCCTTGGAGCAGAAAGTCGGCGTGGACATCGTGCGCCGGGCGCTCGAAGAGCCGGTCCGTCAGATCGCAGCCAACGCCGGAGCCGAAGGCTCAGTGGTGGTCGGTCGGGTCCGTGAGGACAAGAATCCGAACGGCGGTTACAACGCCGCTGCCGACGAATACGTGGACATGATCAAGCTGGGCATCATCGATCCGACGAAGGTGTCGCGTTGTGCCTTGCAGAACGCCGCCAGCGTCGCGGGCTTGATGCTCACGACCGAAGTCATGATCACGGAATTGCCGGAGGAGAAGAAAGAAGCTGCCGGTGGCCATGCTGGTCACAACCACGGCATGGAAGGTATGTACTAA